The genomic interval gTGGTGGCTGTATTACATGGCAAGTTAACCGCGTGTTCAAAACGAAACCCGAGAGGCAGAGAGGCCGCACCAATGGAGGGATCCGGTCCTCAACCtggcggcgacgcgggggcggcgccgccgccgccgccgcagaagCGGAGCAACATGGACTACAGCCTCGCGGCGCTGAAGCTCTTCGGGTGCCAGCTTGCCGGCGCCACCGAGGCCCCCTCCTCGGAGTCTGACGGCGCCTCCCAAGCCCAGATGCTCTACGGCATCCGCTTCCAGCGCGTTTGGCTCCAGGTCCCCCCGCACGTTCTCcccccaaaaatttttttgcctCATCACCTCGCTCCATCTTTCCCTGACGGCTTGCAGCGGCAGACAGGGCGTCGTGGTGCTGGCGGACTACCGCGTCGGCGCCGGGCTCCTTCTTCTGGATGATGGCTCCTGTGTCGCCGAGATCACGCTCACGCCCAAGGAAGCCGAGGGCCAGCCATGGCAAGAAGGTTTGTTCTTTGCTCGCGACGCCCCCTTTGTTCGGAATCGTCAAAATGCTCGTAttgctgtgctgtgctgttCTTGATCAATAACTTCAGTTGTATCGTGCGATTCATATGTGACAGAGTGATATCACCAGTTCCCCCATTAGGCGGCCATGAAACCTAACTTTTCTCAAGGCATGCTTATCTTTAGATGGAGCAGCATTGGTTATTTATGAGAATGTTGTTGGTTtacaagtactccctccggcGCTGTTGACTTATTATACATACATTTGACccttattcaaaaagtttggtgtaaatatgtaaagatacaagtcatgtttaaagtatttgtaatgataaaacaaatcacaataaaataaataataattgcataattttttttggataagacaaatagtctaCCATGAGTCTAAAAGTCAACCGCGCCAAACATTAAAAACCATAATGAGTATATTGCTCACAGTAATTTGTGATTCATGCTTGACTGCTAATCTGCCATATGGTACTGCCATCCAATTGGTATGCCACACCCACCAGACTCGCCAAGTTGATACTCGTTAAGTTGTTAGTCCTCTACTCCCATATCTACTGGCAAAGTGGAGCAGAATACTTGATATTTTGCACATCATTTAGCATTTTACTCTGTGCTGTATACGGTATACCTATAgccatttttgttcttttcctGGATCCTGATTCATTTAATCTAATTGGATGGCCCTATTTTATTGTGTAGGCATGTATGTGATGGTTCTTGGGTCATATAGTGGAAAGGACTCTCTGCCTAAGGCCAATCGGCCGGTGATTAAGGTTCTAGTTTACTTTGCTCATTCGTTATGCGTCCCTACCTTCTCAATTCTCACATGCATATTTCTTTCCATACAGACACTAGAGGTTCTTTGTTTGCTATTTCTTTATTCTGGTATTTCTGTCATACAGTGtttcaaagttcaaacttAGCCCACATTTGTAGTTTAAGCATGGCTTGGTTAAATGAttagaaagaaaggaaaagagaaactaAAGTCCTAGATTTAActtgtcaaaaaaatactaatcaaTCCTAGCGGTCTCCCTCATTGGAGCTTTCAACCTCTAGATTCTGTAGCTTTGGGAGTAAGAACGAGTTGAAAAGCAAGATATTCTGTGTGATCACATGAACATAGTGATAATGGTGCgaaattagagttaattaaCCTACATTTGGTGATGCTGATCAGAAGAAGACCCTTGATTCGTCCTGGATCATATTACTTCAACTTCTTTGGTATCACAggaataaaatattgtatcattATGCTTGGTATCTGTCCATATCAGATTGTTGGAGCCATTTATCAAAATCTTATTTGACACATTTTCCCAACTCTTctttaaatatattactcTTTCAGATTTCCATAAGAAAAAAGGGGACGCATTTCCATATCTCTTTCAAATTAGTTTATTCAGCTTACCATATGTAACGGTTATCCTTTTGTTCCCAACACCCTCTATGTTCAATTTCTAGACAATTGCCATCTTCATGATGTATTCATGTTTATCAAAGAGAcaatttaatagttaaagGAGTCTTGATGCAAATCTTTGGTTTATGCCTTTCTGTTTATTGTTTGTGTTCAAGTGACAACCATAGCGGAAACCATGAAAacattatttgttttagaaaGTTCCATTAGGTTTAATGCGTGATATGAAACTTCACCTGACATTCTGAACACGTTGAAGGAACAAGAAATGCTTTGAATACTACTTTTCTGTGCTGCATTTGGAGCTACTACATTTGAGATAATCTTTCTGAATTTTGGCCAACATTAGACTGTCAAAGTTGGTGTCGGTTCCAGAGACTTGAATTAACTTCATACTGAATAGTTAATTTGTATAACAAATCTTGGTTACTTAAATTTTAGGGAAATAACCAGTAGAAACTACTATGTTTGACTTTGACCTATCAGCATGGTGATGACAACAGTTGCAAGGTTTCAGCAGAATGACAGGTTTGGCAAGATGCAATCTGTGATCCTCTTGCCATGGTCTTCTTTGCTGAACCATGTATTATCTGATCTCGTGACATGCTTACAATAGCTACTGAAATCATGTGGAAGGCTTGTTCCTACATGTATTAAGTATATTTCTTCCGTTCCAAAAAGAGTTCATTTCTAGCTTCTTTTGTTTATCTCAGAAGACttcattttttaacatttgttACATTGGAGTTTGGTAAAGATGACATATGCAGTGAGATTTAGAAAAGTGAAGGGTAATGATGGCACGTGGTAGGTTAAAAGGGAAGTCTTTTGGAGATAAAGGAAGTACTAACCACGGTCTTCTACTCGAGTGACATGGAAAAACAAGGAGAAGATGGTGGCTCATTTTGTCGGTTCACATTTTTCATCTAGAAGAACTTTGCTTGGGTTTGGCCTTGGCGAACATATCTTGGCGAGTGTTAGTTGTCACTACGATGGATGTCCCACAAACGTAACGGAACTAGAAACTTGAAAGGTTCATGAAAGGTTCAAGCTCTGTTGTTGGGCTTCAGCCTTGAGACCTGCACGACACTTTAGACATTAAGGACTCATCATCATCGTACTTTTAACGACTTTGAACTTGATTGGTGCAGGTGCATAAGCTGGTCGATCTCTCTGCTCAGCCTGACCGTGAAGCAATGTGGTATATGGAAGTAGTTGAGGCATACA from Oryza brachyantha chromosome 3, ObraRS2, whole genome shotgun sequence carries:
- the LOC102714163 gene encoding uncharacterized protein LOC102714163; protein product: MEGSGPQPGGDAGAAPPPPPQKRSNMDYSLAALKLFGCQLAGATEAPSSESDGASQAQMLYGIRFQRVWLQGVVVLADYRVGAGLLLLDDGSCVAEITLTPKEAEGQPWQEGMYVMVLGSYSGKDSLPKANRPVIKVHKLVDLSAQPDREAMWYMEVVEAYNFFYLQFSTANSHS